AAGAAATAATTATGTTAAGTAGACAAGCATGGATAGGTAGTCATTTAATAAATGTAGCAGTATGGAGCGGTGACATCGATTCGTCATGGGAAGAGTTATTAAAACAGATTAAAGTAGCGCAAAATGTTGCTTTATCTGGAATTTATTGGTGGACAACTGATATTGGTGGTTATAGACCTGTTGGTTTAGACGATAATGAATTTCAAGAGTTGATTTTGAGATGGTTTCAATTTGGAGCATTCTGTCCCCTATTTCGTTTGCATGGTTATCGTCATCCACCATTACCAGACAATGAATGTGGATCTTCTGGTGGTCACAATGAAATATGGTTATTTAATTATAGTAGTCAAATTATTGATATAATCCTACTGCGGGAATCTTTACGTGACTATGTTGAATATCACTTGAATATTTCACATGAAAATGGAACTCCTATTCTACGGCCAATGTTTTATGATTTTAGTGATGATAGTGAATGTTATAAAGCTGAAGACCAATATATGTTTGGGTCAGATTACTTGGTCGCTCCTGTCTATACCTATCGAGCTACATCACGATCAGTTTATTTACCTGCAATATCTAAACACAATTTAGTATGGCAACACTACTATACAAAGCAATTCTATGCAGGCGGTCAACGTTATAATATTCCTAAAACTGTTGATGGTACTTTAATTAGCAAAATAGAAAGAGGTAGTGTGGCGTCCCAACAAGGATTACAAGTGGGTGATATTATTGTTCAAATTGGCCAGACAAAAGTCACATCACCTAGAGAAGCAAACCGTCTTATCGATACGGTAAAAGAAAATAAAGGATCTTCTGTACTTTTTTTAATAAACCGCCAAGGTAATAATATTTTTGTAGCTCTTAAAATAGATAAAGTTTAAGGATTATGCTCCCCATTTTGTAGATTATCTATGGGGTGGGGCGCGCATTTTATATTTAATACTCATTCCATAAAGAAAGGGCTTTTGTTAAACGTTTAAATGTTTGTGGTAAGGGCATCCCTATGCGTATCCATGAAGGATTTTCTTTATAAATCCTTGTATAAATTCCTTTTTTTCCAAGACATTGGTACAAAGAAAAAGCTCTAGAATCATTAATAAATGTAAATAAGGCCGTACCTTTATATTGTTTAAAATTATAGGTTTGAAAAACTGAATGAATTTTTTTTGATGTTATTTGAAGCCAGTTTTTAGTTTTGTTAATCCAAACTTTATCGTTAAAAGCTTTTATCCCAATTTCTATAGCGGGATGACTTATAGGCCAAGGTCCAAGAAAGTGATTAATTTGTTGAATGACGGGATGGGCACTAATCATAAATCCTAATCTTAAACCTGCTAGCCCAAAAAATTTTCCAAAAGATTTAAGAACAATAATGTTGGAATGATGTAATAAGGGAACAATACTATATTCAGGTATTGGATCTACAAATGCTTCATCAATAATAAGAATACCTTTATTTTTTTTTAAAAATTGAGCTGTGTCCAAAATAACATTATGGTCAATAATAGCACCATTAGGATTGTTGGGATTACAAATAATTAAAATTTGCTGATCCCGTTTAAGCTCAGTTATCTTTTTTACATAAGTAATCTTTGAATTTTTAGAACCCCAACATTTTGCATATTCATTATAAGTGGGTGTTAAAATGGATATGTTTTTGTATTCTTGAAGAAAAAGTGGAAGAGTTTGTAAAAAAAATTGTGAACCTGGTCCAGCTATAATATCAACTTGATCTGGTGTCTGATAATAATTTCTAGCAATTTCTAATAATTTACTTATATCATTTTGGGAGGGTAGTTTTTGATATTTTTCGTTTTTTATAAATGAAAAAGGATAAGATCTTGGATTTATACCTGTAGATAAATCAACCCACGGGTGGTTAGGTTCACCAAAATAATTCTTAGCATAAATTAGGTCTCCACCATGATCGGGCAGACACAATTCCTTATGTAATTTTTTTATAGGCATAAAATTTAATTAATATTAATTGGTTATTGCAATCTATATTATTATTCTTAATCTATATTAAGTTTTTTTAATAAAGAAAGTAAATAATGTCTGAACCATTTAATCTTGCCAAATTAACCTTGATTTTGGGTGGAGCTAATTCAGGCAAAAGTTTATTTGCAGAACAATTATTATCTTCTTGTTCCTCAAAAGTGTATTTAGCAACAGCTCAACCTTTTGATCAAGAAATGACAGAAAAGATTTATCAACATAAACAGCGACGTGATCAAAATTGGACAACGATTGAAGAGCCTATATTGCTATCACAAAAATTGATGATGTTGAATGAAGAAAAAGCATATTCGGTAATATTAATTGATTGTATAACCTTATGGGTATCAAATTTGATGATACATAAATTAAAAATTGATCAAGAATTTGTAAAATTTGTTGATATAGTGAAAAATACTAAAATCCCAATTGTGATTGTTTCTAATGAAGTAGGTATGAGTATTATTCCAGATAATGAATTGGCAAGATCTTTTCGTGCATATGTTGGGCAATTAAATCAGTATCTTGCTGCTGCTGCCCTAAGAGTTTATTGGGTAGTAGCTGGTATTGGTACAATTATTAAATGATGAATAGGAGATATGATGGGGTATAAAATTCCAGCAACAATTATAACAGGTTTTTTGGGTTCGGGTAAAACGACTTTATTACAAAATTTATTGAAAACAGCCCATGGTAAAAAATTGGCTTTTATTATTAATGAATTTGGTGATAAAGGATTTGATGGAAAATTAGTTAAAGAATGTGGCATTGAAGGGTGTGATGATAATTCAATTATTGAATTATCTAATGGATGTATTTGCTGTACTGTTGCTGATGATTTTGTACCAACACTTAATATATTGTTATCAGAGAAAATAAAACCTGATCATATTATTATCGAAACATCAGGGTTGGCGTTACCTAAACCATTGGTGCAAGCTTTTAATTGGCCAGATATAAGCCACAAGGTGACAGTTGATGGTGTGATAACTGTTTTGGATGCTCCAGCAATTGCAGAAGGAAGATTTGTAGATAATATAGAAAACCTTGATCAACAAAAATTAAATGACCCTAATATTGACCATGATAATCCTGTGGAAGAATTATTTGAAGACCAACTTGCTTGTGCTGACTTAGTTATTTTGAATAAAATAGATAAAATTAATGATAAAACGCTAGATGATATTAATAAAAAAATTTCACCGCATTTAAGAAGCGGTGTTAAAGTTTTGCGGGCTACTTATGCTGCGATTGACTCTCAAATATTGTTGGGTCTTGCCGCTGAAACAGAAAAAAATATTCATGCACGAAAATCGCATCATGATTTTGAAGAAAACCATGACCATAAAGATTTTGCAAGTTTTAGTCTTACAATTCCTGTAATTAATGATCTACAAAATTTTCTACAAAAGATAGAAAAGATTATTACACATAGTGATGTTTTAAGGATAAAAGGATTTATTGCGGTTGCGGATAAAAATATGCGCTTAGTTATTCAAGCGGTAGGCAAAAGAATTCATCATTATTATGACCGTGATTGGAAAAAGGATGAAGAAAAAAAAGGTTATTTGGTTATTATAGGCATGTATGATTTAGATCAAGCGTCAATAACACAAACTTTGATGTAAGACATTAATTTAAAAATATGCATCTTTTAACAACCAAAAAACAAGGTTTAATTGAAGATAATGAAGCGATTGAATTAAATCAAAAACCTGCTGATATTGTTTTTCTTTCGTGCGCTGATACAGAAATTGCATGTTTAGCGGGTGCTTATAAAACCTTGTATCATGATCAATTTCCAACGTTAAGGTTGGCTAGTATTTTACAACTTAAACATCCTTATTCAATTGATCATTATATAGACACGATTATTCAACATGCAAAAATTATTGTTATAAGACTTTTAGGTGGTAAAAATTATTGGCCTTATGGTATTGAGCGTATTCATTATATATGTTCTATAAAAAATATAAAAATTATATTGTTGCCAGGTGATGATGTTTTCGATCAAGAGTTAATCGACTTATCTAATATTTCTTTAGATATATATAAAGATTTATGGAATTATTGTATTCACGGTAATTTATATAATATGAAAAATTTTTTATATTATTGTGTTTCTTTAATTGGTTATCAATATACTTGGCAAAAGGCTGTAAAATTGGCAAAGGTTGGGTTGTATAGACCAGATATAGAAGATTTAAAAATAAATAATCTGCATGAACATCAATTTTTCCAAAAAAATAAAGCTTTTGTACCGGTAATATTTTATCGTGCATTAATTCAAAGTAATAATCTTGAAGTTATTCATAAAATAATTGAAGAACTGGAAAAAAAGGGAATTATCGCTTTACCTATTTATGTAACGACTCTCAAAGATCCAGAAATTATTGATACAATTGAAGAATATTTTTCACTTTATCCACCATCTTTTATTTTAAACATGACAGCGTTTTCTATATCTAAACCAGGTCATGATTTTTGCGCAAGGCCATTTTCAAATTTTAAATGTCCTGTTTTCCAACTTATTACAGCAAGTACAGATGAAGAAAAATGGTTAGCTCAAGCAAATGGATTATCACCACGTGATGTGGCCATGTATGTTGCTTTGCCTGAAATTGATGGAAGAATTTTGACACGGGCTGTGTCATTTAAAATTCAAAAATA
The genomic region above belongs to Alphaproteobacteria bacterium and contains:
- a CDS encoding PDZ domain-containing protein, producing EIIMLSRQAWIGSHLINVAVWSGDIDSSWEELLKQIKVAQNVALSGIYWWTTDIGGYRPVGLDDNEFQELILRWFQFGAFCPLFRLHGYRHPPLPDNECGSSGGHNEIWLFNYSSQIIDIILLRESLRDYVEYHLNISHENGTPILRPMFYDFSDDSECYKAEDQYMFGSDYLVAPVYTYRATSRSVYLPAISKHNLVWQHYYTKQFYAGGQRYNIPKTVDGTLISKIERGSVASQQGLQVGDIIVQIGQTKVTSPREANRLIDTVKENKGSSVLFLINRQGNNIFVALKIDKV
- a CDS encoding aminotransferase class I/II-fold pyridoxal phosphate-dependent enzyme produces the protein MPIKKLHKELCLPDHGGDLIYAKNYFGEPNHPWVDLSTGINPRSYPFSFIKNEKYQKLPSQNDISKLLEIARNYYQTPDQVDIIAGPGSQFFLQTLPLFLQEYKNISILTPTYNEYAKCWGSKNSKITYVKKITELKRDQQILIICNPNNPNGAIIDHNVILDTAQFLKKNKGILIIDEAFVDPIPEYSIVPLLHHSNIIVLKSFGKFFGLAGLRLGFMISAHPVIQQINHFLGPWPISHPAIEIGIKAFNDKVWINKTKNWLQITSKKIHSVFQTYNFKQYKGTALFTFINDSRAFSLYQCLGKKGIYTRIYKENPSWIRIGMPLPQTFKRLTKALSLWNEY
- the cobU gene encoding bifunctional adenosylcobinamide kinase/adenosylcobinamide-phosphate guanylyltransferase, with the translated sequence MSEPFNLAKLTLILGGANSGKSLFAEQLLSSCSSKVYLATAQPFDQEMTEKIYQHKQRRDQNWTTIEEPILLSQKLMMLNEEKAYSVILIDCITLWVSNLMIHKLKIDQEFVKFVDIVKNTKIPIVIVSNEVGMSIIPDNELARSFRAYVGQLNQYLAAAALRVYWVVAGIGTIIK
- the cobW gene encoding cobalamin biosynthesis protein CobW produces the protein MMGYKIPATIITGFLGSGKTTLLQNLLKTAHGKKLAFIINEFGDKGFDGKLVKECGIEGCDDNSIIELSNGCICCTVADDFVPTLNILLSEKIKPDHIIIETSGLALPKPLVQAFNWPDISHKVTVDGVITVLDAPAIAEGRFVDNIENLDQQKLNDPNIDHDNPVEELFEDQLACADLVILNKIDKINDKTLDDINKKISPHLRSGVKVLRATYAAIDSQILLGLAAETEKNIHARKSHHDFEENHDHKDFASFSLTIPVINDLQNFLQKIEKIITHSDVLRIKGFIAVADKNMRLVIQAVGKRIHHYYDRDWKKDEEKKGYLVIIGMYDLDQASITQTLM